In one window of Streptomyces roseofulvus DNA:
- a CDS encoding alpha-ketoacid dehydrogenase subunit beta, with amino-acid sequence MAVQKLPLAKALNESLRKALETDPKVVVMGLDVGKLGGVFRITDGLQKDFGEDRVIDTPLAESGIVGTAIGLALRGYRPVVEIQFDGFVFPAYDQIVTQLAKMRARSLGTVKMPVVIRIPYGGGIGAVEHHSESPESLFAHVAGLKVVTPANSSDAYWMLQQAIQSDDPVIFFEPKRRYWDKGELDTEAIPGELHKARVAREGTDLTLVAYGPMVKTCLEAAAAAAEEGKSVEVVDLRSISPLDFDTIQTSVEKTGRLVVVHEAPVFFGSGAEIAARITERCFYHLEAPVLRVGGYHAPYPPARLEEEYLPGLDRVLDAVDRSLAY; translated from the coding sequence ATGGCTGTTCAGAAGCTTCCCCTCGCCAAGGCGCTCAACGAGTCGCTGCGCAAGGCCCTGGAGACCGACCCCAAGGTCGTCGTCATGGGCCTCGACGTCGGCAAGCTCGGCGGTGTCTTCCGCATCACCGACGGCCTCCAGAAGGACTTCGGCGAGGACCGGGTCATCGACACCCCGCTCGCCGAGTCCGGCATCGTCGGCACCGCGATCGGCCTCGCCCTGCGCGGCTACCGCCCCGTCGTGGAGATCCAGTTCGACGGCTTCGTCTTCCCGGCGTACGACCAGATCGTCACCCAGCTGGCGAAGATGCGGGCCCGCTCGCTCGGCACCGTGAAGATGCCGGTCGTCATCCGCATCCCCTACGGCGGCGGCATCGGCGCCGTCGAGCACCACTCCGAGTCCCCCGAGTCGCTCTTCGCGCACGTCGCGGGCCTCAAGGTCGTCACCCCGGCGAACTCCTCCGACGCCTACTGGATGCTCCAGCAGGCCATCCAGAGCGACGACCCGGTCATCTTCTTCGAGCCCAAGCGCCGCTACTGGGACAAGGGCGAGCTCGACACCGAGGCCATCCCCGGCGAGCTCCACAAGGCCCGGGTGGCCCGCGAGGGCACCGACCTCACGCTGGTCGCGTACGGCCCCATGGTGAAGACCTGCCTGGAGGCGGCCGCGGCCGCCGCCGAGGAGGGCAAGTCGGTCGAGGTCGTCGACCTCCGGTCGATCTCCCCGCTCGACTTCGACACCATCCAGACCTCGGTCGAGAAGACCGGCCGGCTGGTCGTCGTCCACGAGGCCCCGGTGTTCTTCGGCTCCGGCGCGGAGATCGCCGCCCGGATCACCGAGCGCTGCTTCTACCACCTGGAGGCCCCCGTCCTGCGGGTCGGCGGCTACCACGCGCCGTACCCGCCGGCGCGCCTGGAGGAGGAGTACC